In a genomic window of Magnolia sinica isolate HGM2019 chromosome 14, MsV1, whole genome shotgun sequence:
- the LOC131224652 gene encoding pre-mRNA cleavage factor Im 25 kDa subunit 2, whose product MVSSSPVVNTYPLSSYTFGTKEPKMEKDTSVADRLARMKVNYMKEGMRTSVEAILLVQEHNHPHILLLQIGNTFCKLPGGRLKPGENEIEGLKRKLSSKLAANAATLQPDWQIGECVAIWWRPNFETIMYPYCPPHITKPKECKKLFLVHLSEREYFAVPKNLKLLAVPLFELYDNVQRYGPVISTIPQQLSRFQFNMINA is encoded by the exons atggtgtctTCATCGCCGGTGGTGAATACATACCCTCTGTCGAGCTATACCTTCGGAACGAAGGAGCCGAAGATGGAAAAAGACACTTCTGTTGCAGATCGTCTTGCTCGAATGAAAGTCAA CTATATGAAAGAAGGTATGCGGACGAGTGTGGAAGCAATTCTGCTG GTTCAGGAGCATAACCATCCCCATATACTTCTCTTGCAAATTGGAAATACCTTCTGCAAACTTCCTGGTGGACGTTTGAAGCCTGGAGAAAATG AAATCGAGGGCTTGAAACGTAAATTGTCCAGCAAACTTGCTGCTAATGCAGCTACTCTTCAGCCAGATTGGCAG ATTGGAGAGTGTGTAGCCATCTGGTGGAGGCCAAACTTCGAAACAATTATGTACCCATACTGCCCTCCACACATAACAAAACCCAAG GAGTGTAAGAAGCTTTTCCTTGTTCACCTGTCCGAAAGGGAGTATTTTGCGGTGCCGAAAAACCTGAAACTGCTTGCTGTTCCACTGTTTGAACTCTACGACAATGTTCAG AGATATGGGCCGGTTATCTCCACTATCCCACAACAACTATCCAGATTCCAGTTCAACATGATCAATGCATGA